A genomic segment from Garra rufa chromosome 5, GarRuf1.0, whole genome shotgun sequence encodes:
- the ak1 gene encoding adenylate kinase isoenzyme 1 — MADKIKDAKIVFVVGGPGSGKGTQCEKIVAKYGYTHLSSGDLLRAEVASGSERGKQLQAIMQKGELVPLDTVLDMIKDAMIAKADVSKGYLIDGYPREVKQGEEFEKKIGAPALLLYIDAKGETMVKRLMKRGETSGRADDNEETIKKRLDLYYKATEPVITYYEKRGIVRKIDSELPVDEVFGFVEKAIDELK, encoded by the exons ATGGCAG ATAAAATTAAAGATGCTAAGATCGTCTTTGTGGTGG GCGGCCCTGGCTCTGGAAAAGGCACCCAGTGTGAGAAGATCGTGGCAAAGTACGGCTACACTCACCTGTCCTCAGGTGACCTGCTGCGTGCGGAGGTGGCGTCCGGCTCAGAGAGGGGCAAACAGCTCCAGGCCATCATGCAGAAAGGAGAACTTGTGCCTCTG GACACAGTTCTGGACATGATCAAAGACGCCATGATCGCCAAGGCTGACGTCTCGAAGGGCTACCTGATCGACGGATACCCTCGCGAGGTCAAACAGGGAGAGGAGTTTGAGAAGAAG ATCGGTGCTCCAGCTCTGCTGTTGTATATCGATGCTAAAGGCGAGACCATGGTGAAGAGGCTGATGAAGCGTGGAGAGACCAGCGGCCGCGCTGACGACAACGAGGAGACTATTAAGAAGCGTCTAGATCTCTATTACAAAGCCACTGAGCCCGTCATCACTTACTATGAGAAACGCGGCATCGTTAGGAAG ATTGACTCTGAGCTACCAGTGGATGAGGTATTTGGTTTTGTTGAAAAAGCTATTGATGAGCTGAAGTAA